One Archangium violaceum genomic window, CGCGGAGAGGGAGGCGCGGATCTTCGTCCGCCGCTGTCCGGAGCTCGTCTTCATCTCGAGGAAGCGCGTCCCCGTCAGCACCGGAGGGCTGGCGAGGTGCACCGTTCCCGCGTACTCCCGCAGCCGCAGGCGTTGGGGGCGCCCGGTCCGGCACGAGCCCAGGAAGTCCAACCCCTCGGTGTCGAAGTAGGTCGTCCGCGTGAAGGCGAACGGAAGACCGGTGTCGTACACACAGGGAGTCGTCCACTGCCGGGTATCCCGGAGAAAGCTCTCCAGGGCCTGGTGCGAAGGCTGGAAGCGCCGCTCATGGTCCATCTCGGGCGCGGGGGCCGACGTGGGAGGGGGGCTCATCCGGGCCGGGGCGTTCATGGGCTCGTTCCGAGAGCGGCTTCGACCTCGGCCTGACGCTTCGCCGCGAAGTTCAGCAGGCCGTTGGTGCCACTGAGCGAGTCCTCGAACACCTGGGGACTGCTGATGAAGGTGTAGCCCTGCTGCTCCGCGTTCTCGCCCACCACGTACGGGGCGATGAGCTCGTGCGCCTCGCGCATGCGGGCCTGCAGCACGTCCGGGGCGAGTGGTCCCCGCGCGGCATCCAGCGCGTACCGCTTGTAGGTCTCCGCGTAGACGGGGTCATCCATGAGGAAGCGGATGAGCGGCCAGGTCGCGTCCACGGTGTCGTGCGTCAGGGACGTCGTCCGCCCCATGCCCTCGCCCATGGACCGGTCGTGGTCCCAGGTAATCCAGTGCAGCCGCCCGCCCTCGTCCGGGTTGGAATAGAGGTAGTAGTTGTGCGGCATGGCGCCGTAGGCGTCCCAGTTCTGCAGCAGCGTGTTGACGGCGAGCCACTGGAGGAAGCCCTCCACGTCCAGCTCCGCCTCCAGGCGCGCGCGCCAGGCCGCCGCGTCGGTGCGGTCGGAGTTGAGCGCGGCGATGAGCTCCTCCACGGGGGTCCACCCCTGCTCCTCGTTCGACTGGATGTCGAAGGACTCCTGGTCGAAGGTCTGCAACCGCGCCCCCACGCCATCCGCCTCGTAGAGCGCCCCCTTGTGGCCCCCGAAGCTCCGGTCGAGCAGCGGCTCATCCGGATCCTCGTTGAGCGTGTAGAGGCCGAAGTACTGGGGCCCGTTGCCGTGGTCCACGTACAGGGCGACGAAGGCGGTGTGGCCCGCGGGCACCCCGTGCTCACGGAAGATGTCCGTGGACAGCTTGTCGCGCATCAGCGAGGTGTCGGCCGCGCCGTTGCCGAGCGACAGCTTGTCGAAGCCGTAGAAGCGCTGGTCGTCGATCTCCGGGTGCGCGTCCTCGAACTCGTCGAAGTTGAGCCGGAAGGGCAGCTTGCCCACGCCGCTGCGCCACGTCTGCGCCAGCGTGGAGTTGCCCTTCATGCGCACGCCCACGTAGTTCCAGGTCTTCCCGTTGAAGTGCACCGTGGAGGGCACGTACACGGGCGTGTTGGGGATGAGGTCCCCGCCGCCGCCGGGAGCGCCGCCACCACCGGGAGCGCCGCCACCACCGGGAGCGCCGCCACCACCGGGAGCGCCGCCACCACCAGTCCCACGCGGGGGCTGGCACTGGTGCTGGGTGCCATCCGGCGTCTTGGCGCAGGTGCTGGTGAAGGTGTTGCCGTTGAGGGTCGCGGTGCAGGCGTCCCCTTCCGCCTTGTCCTTGCAGGCCTCCGTGAGCTCGGGGGGAAGTCCGCCGCCGCCGGGAACGCCACCCCCGCCTCCACCGCCAGTCATGCCTCCGCCGGCGCCGAACTCGCCCAGCATGGCGGTCATGTCGTCCTGCATCGTCTGCCAGTCCGCGGCCGAGATGGTGAGGTCGATCCGATTCACCTTTCCCTGCGCGAAGACGACGTCATAGGCGGGAGGGGCCTCCTTGCCGTGCGACTCCTCGCTCCAGCCCTCGGGCCGTTCGATGCCGCCGCAGCCGGTCGCGAAGGTGAGGGCAAGTGTGGCAAGTGCTCCGATGCGTACACTTCTCTTCATGGGGGTCCTCTCGAAGGGGAGGTGGTGCTTCGAGTGGGCACCCTGAAGCGGGCTCGTGACCTGTTCTTTACGTTTTTGTGACGAAATGTTTTGGATGTGAATAAGGGTCCGCGGACCTCCTACCTGCACGAGAAAAGATCCAAATCCCCGCGCTCCCCTCAATTCCTTCTCAGGAGCTCCCACTCCACATGCGGGAGATCACGTCCTCGAAGACGCCGGTCCAGGCCGTCTGCCTCCGGGGGTTGTGCTCGGGCTGGCTGATGGTGCGGAGATGCTGCTCCAACTGCGCGAGGGCCCCGGTGCGCAGGGTCAGGATTGATCCAAAGTCCGTAGGAGAGGTTTTGAAGAGGCGGAGAGCAAGTCCAGACATTCACAGGCAAAGAGGGAGCATCCCTCCGGACGGCGCCTGAAAGAGGGGCGCCGTGGAAGGACAGGAGTGAAGGTACACAGGCCGAACAGCCAGGGGAGAAGAGGCGCGGGAAGGCCGGAGCGGGAGCAGCTGGCGGGCGCTCAGGCAAGTGTGGCCAGACTCTCGGGCAGCACGGCCAGACCCAACAGGCCCTGGTAGAGCACCTCCATGGTGCGTGCGAAGCTTTGGGGCCGTTTGTCGCGAGTCGGCAGGTGCGTGCGCACCAGGGCCAGCAGGTTGTAGGCCAGCAAACGCAGCCAGCTGAGCACCAGGGGTGCATTGCCTCGCAGGCTGGGCGAGTGTTACCGCGCAGGTTTGTTGATGGGGATGTGAGCACGCTTGCTGATGGACTCTCCTTGGTGGCTCTATCGCCACACTGGGAGATGGGGAGGGGTCCGGGGAGGGGCGGCCCAGGGGTTGCAAAGGGGAGGCGGCCGACCCTCATGAGGAAGGGCACGGGATAAGGTGAGGGGAATCGGGCGTCGCTCGCGCAGCCCATCCAGGCCATCCGGAGTGCTGGATGTCCCGAGCGCGGGAGGCAGCGACTGCATGCACCGCGCGAGGTCGATTCCGAAGCGGTCGAGCACCAGCACGGAGTCAGGTGGGTTCATTGCCCGGTTGCCGCAAGTCCGCTCCACGCGACGGGAAGAGCCGTCTTCCGGCAACCTCGATGGAGGCCGAAGGAGCGGAGGGCGGCAGCGGAGAGGCATCGGCGCTCGGCCCCGCGGCAATAAGTGCTGGAGCTGGCCGGAGTACGCAGCCAATCCAGTCGCGGGGCAGACCTGTCCCCTCCAGCCTCGCTGTCCGACGCGGGCCCAGAGGTGTGGGCGTGCGTCGACAGGCCGGACTCGAGCGCCGTATGCGCAACGGCTACCCCCAACCCGGTGGGCGGTTCGGGGCCGTTGCTGGCGCCTGGGTTCCCATCAGTTCACATGGCAAGCCCCGGCGAACGCCTGGTGGGGCAACCCGGCTGCCCGTGCCCAGGGCGGTGCCCGGCCGCACAAGGCCTGGGCGACACGTGCCGCCACCTGCCTGGGTGCACCCTGGGCCCGCGAATCCAGCGAGGCCCACAGCTTCCCATCCGCCACCTGCCGGGCCCAGCGCGCCAGTGTCCGCCATCCTCGGGGCTTTCCCTCCGGTGGCAGCTGTCCACCGACCACGGCGCGTACCTGGGCCGCGCTCCAGCCGCACAGGCCCCAGAGCGTCAGCGCCAGCGCCATGGCCGCTCCCGAGAAGTGCTTGCGGGCCAGCGCGGACGCAGGCACCACCGTCAGCACGGCCGTACACGCTTTGCAGCGGTAGCGACGACAGGATACCTCCCGCTTCACCGTCACCTTTCCGGGTGCCTCGGGCCCTCGCTGCTGCCGCTGTACCACGCCATGCCCGTGTATCCACACCTCGCCCCCTTCGAAAGCCGGCTGGCCGCACCGCGGACACGTGCGCGGGCGGGCCTCGTCGGTGGTGGGCGGCGACACACCGCTCTGCCCTCTCATGCGGAGGACTCCCCCGGTTTCTGTCTTCTGCTCCATGTTCGTCTTGTCGCGGAGCCCAGGTGGTGGGGGCGGGTCTGTCCACCGCGAACCCACTCCTGCTCGTTGCCATGCTGCTCCGTCCTCCTTTCGCACCCGCTCTATCCCCGCTCCTGGGCGTTGACACGGACCGGCAGGGGCGGACATGCACGGGCAACCCTGGGGCTCTTCCCTCGCCAAGCTTGCTGATGGAATCCTGGCCCCGCCCAGGGGCCTCTCCATCATTCTGCCTGCTCGTCCGGGCCCACTTCTCCCTCATCCAGCGTGCTCGGTAACACCTGCTTGCCTTCCAGCAACTTCTGGTCGAGCACCGGCTGGGCCGCGCTGCTGGTGAGACTGGCGCGCAGCGCGTACGGGTACCAGTACTCCCGCCCCTGCTCATCCTTCGTCGTGTGGCTCGGCTCGCACGGCGGCTGCCCCGGCGTGCTCTCCCCTGCCTTCCCGTCAATGCTGACGACGCCCCGGGCGAAGAGCTCATGGCGTATCAGCCCCACTTCCAGTCCTCGGTGCACCATCTGGTGCACCTCCTGCTCCAACCCCTCTGGCTCCAACTTCCCCAGCAGCCTATCCAACGTCGTGTCGGACACCGGCCGCTTCAGCCCCTCGGGCGCCGTGCCTTCGCGCAGCATGTCCTCCCCAGCGCCTCGGCATGCCTCAACACCCGCCGCCCCACCGCCAGCGCCTGCACCAGCAGCATCAACATCGCCGCCAGCGGATGCCTCTGTCCCCGGCGGGCCCGGGGGTCCTTTACCTCCTTGAATCTCAGCCCCAGGCTCGCCATCATCCTCTGCACGCGGGAGGGGGTTTCCTGCTCGTCCTTCTTCCCCTTCCCGTTTCCCGCTTGGGGTGTGGAGGGCCCGCCAGTCCTCCCGCCCCGGTTTTTCTTCCCACTCATCCTTCTTCTCCCCGGACCTGTCCGGCCCGTCTCCGGCTCTGTGCTGGCGCTCCCCCTCGCGAGCTGCCCGCGGCTGCTCGCCTCCGGTGGGCGCCTGTAGGCGGGACTATACTTCAGCCGTAGGCCTGGGTGGGATGACCTCTCCCGTGGGACTTTGAATCAAGCCTGGTCACGGGGGAAAAGCCATGCCCCCTCTGTGGGGAGGTACATCAATCCAAGGGCGAGCTGAAAGAGACGGACAAGACGCGGGCTGACGCCAAGCAGCTCGCGAAAACGCTCTCCAAGCACAATGAGGGTGCTGCACCGGCCAAGAAGTTCCCCAAGGGGAAGAATGACTCGGGGAGGATGCTCGGCGTGGTCCGGTGCATCTGCGATCAGACGTATGCAGATCACTCGGGCGGGACGGAGACGGTGTTCCGCGAACTCGTCAAGAAGGAGCATGGATGGCACGTGCCCCAGGTGGGTGGCACCGAAAAATCCATCACCGTTCTGAACAAGGGAACCGGGAAGAAAGAAAACGTCTGGGTCAGGAAGGTCGAGGTTTTTACCGAGAAGCGCTGCGCTGCCCAAGGCAACGACCCGGTTCTCCTCGAGAAAGAATGGAACAAGGCCGACCGTCTATTCCTGAAGAGGCAACGGAGAAGACATGCCAGCACAAGAAGAGCAAGGCGTAGAGGCCGTGATGGAAGAGCTGCTGCTCAGAGTCGTGCCTGGACTCGCGGAGCAGTGGAAGGGCGCCACGCCCGATCAGATCGCGCGAATCGAGCGGACTGCGGGCCGCCCCCTGCCTCCATTCTATCGCTGGTTCCTCAGCCGCATGGGGCAGAGCATGGGACCTCTGGCCTATCGAACTCTCGACTTCTCGGCGCAGCGTGTGCTGGAGCGTTACGACGAGGAGTGGGTCGAGCCGCATCCCCGCCTCCTGCTGATCGCGCATGACTCACAAGAGATGATGCCCACATCCCTGTTCTACGACCTCGACGACACAGTACGCGGCGATGCTCTGGTGGCGGCGAAGGAGGAAGGAGCCTACGATGATGACCTCTACGAGAGGTTCGAGACCTTGCGCGAGATGCTGGCGTGGAGCGCTTTGTCCATGTTCCGGCTGAAGAAGATGCCACAGCGGTGTGGTGGCACTTTCAGTGGCGACCAGCCAGACATCCTCTCTCTCGTCGAGCCGGTGATGAGAAGCCTTGGCTTCGTGCAGCCGATCTCCACTGGCCCCTTCTGCGGACTGTATGAACGAGCTGATGCGGCCATGATCTGCAAGGGAATGCCGAGGCATGGATTCGATGAGGCGCGGTCCTTCTCTTTCGGGGGTAGCGACGCCGGAGTCCTCAGTAAGATCCTGGGTGAAATCGCGGCGGCCTCCTCGCTGCGGGTCAAGGTCTCCGAATGGACTCCTGCGCTCGCGTGACGTGCCAGGGCGGGTGCGTGTCAACGCATGGATGGATGGAGGAACTGTCGAGGGCAGAGGGCGTGTGCGGAGAGGGAGGGGCGGGCTGAGGGGGACCACCCGGGCTGTGCGCCAGTTCGGTGGAGAGGTCATGCTTCCCTTTGTGGGCACACGCCTGCCCAGGGCGCCTTCGCAGGCGGGACGAGGCAAGGACTGGGGGCGGCGATTGGTTCAGCCGCGGCGCTTGAGCTCGCGGGTGACCACCTCGCAACCGGGCTCATAGTGGCCCTGCACCGCGTCCAGCGCGCGCGCCAGCGTCACCTCGGCGATGCGCTCGTGCCGCTGCGGCAGTGAGTTGACCCGCAATGGCAGGAAGTCGAGCAGCCGATCATCCCCGAACGTCGCCATCCGCAACTTCCGCGGCAGGCCCTCGGGTGATTCGAGCAGCACGTCGAGCACGCCCTCCATCAACGTGTACGAGCTCGTGATCAGCGCGTCCGGCAGGCCGTGTGTGGCGAGCAACTCGCGCATCGAGCGGGCGCCGGTCGCACGGTCATACCGGGCGCCGGTGAGCTCATGGACGTGCGCGACGTGGCCCGTGACGGCACGCCGGAATCCCTCGCGCCGCTCGACGGTGATGGAGAGCGTGTCCACCGCGTCCAGCCAGGCGATGCGTCGGGTCTTCTTGTCGAGCACCGAGCGCGTCAGCGTTTCGGCCGCCGACGTGTTGTCGCTGATGACGCAGACGAAGCGCCGTGGATCCAGGGAGCGGTCGACCGCGATGACCGGTATCCCGCCCTCCATCAACTCCGCGTAGAACGCGTCCTCGCCCGGTAGCGCGCTCGCCACGATGAGCGCATCGCAGCGCCTCGCCCGCAGCATCAACGCGAGCTCCCGCTCGGTGGCCGGGTCATCATCGGAGCCGACGATGAGCAGTTGGTAGCCTTCCTTCCGGGCCCCGTGCTCGAGCAGCTTCGCGAGCTTCGCGTAGCTGGCGTTCTCGAGGTCCGGAATGATGAGGCCCAGGGTGCGGCTGGCTCCACGCCGCAAGGCCGCCGCCTGGGCGTCGATGCGGAAGTTGTGGCGTTCGGCCACCTCCCTCACCCTCGCCACCGTCTCGGGGCTGATGCGGCGCGCCTCGGCCTGGCCGTTGAGCACGTAGCTGGCCGTGGTTCGCGAGACTCCCGCCAGGCGCGCGATGTCGGACAGCGTCATCGGGTACTCTCCGGAATCCCAGGAAGGATGGATGCTGCCGAACCCTGGGAATCTACAGGGGATTTTTGGAATTCCACTCCCCAGGTGACACGATTCAGCAAACCCCTTATTAAGTTCCACTACAAGGAGGATTCAAGATGCTCACGCTGACCCGGGAGGATGTCCGGCTGGGCTGTCGCGCCGCGGACTGGCGCGCGGCCCTGGCTCAAGCCGCCGAGGAACTGGTCCGGGCTGGCCGTGTATCCGCCGAGTATGGCGAGGGTCTGCTCGCTCGGGAGGCCCAGGCCTCCACGTACCTGGGCAACGGCATCGCCATTCCACACGGCACTCCCGAGAGCCGGCGCTATGTGCGCTCCACCGGAATTCGCGTGCTCCAGTTCCCCGAGGGCGTCCAATGGCATGACGGCTCCCGGGTGAACCTGCTGGTGACGATCGCCGCGCAGTCCGACGAGCACCTGGACATCCTGCGTCAGCTCACGCGCGTGTTGGACAGGGAGGGCGTGGCCGAGACGCTGGCCCGCGCGACGAACGCCGAGGACGTGCTCGCGACGCTGACCCACCTCCCGGCGTCGGCGAAGCTCGACGCGGAGACACTCTGTCTGGGCGTGCCGGCGCGTGATCACCTGGAGCTGGCCATGGCCGCCGCGGCGCGTCTGCGTCATGCCGGCTGCGTGGAGTCGAGCTTCGTCGCGGCCATCGCCGGACAGCAGCCGATGCCGCTGGGCCAGGGACTGTGGCTCGTGTTCGCCGCCACCGGCGTCAAGACACCGGCGCTGGCGCTGGCGACGCCGGAGAAGCGGTTCCAGGATGCGGCCGGAGACGTCGTCGGCGTCTTCTGCCTGGCGGCCCACGGTGATGCGCATCGCGCGCTGCTCGAGCGTCTGGACGGGATGCTCGCGCGCGGTGATGGCAACACCCTGGATGGACTGCCCGCCGAGCAGATTCTGTCGCGGTTGGCGGGCGAATCCGCACGAGCCGAGACCGCCCGTGTCCGCCTGCTCAATCCGCACGGACTGCATGCTCGGCCGGCCAGGGAGCTGGTGCTGGTGGCGCGACAGCAGACCGCGCAGGTCTACGTCCGCCTGCTCGAAGGCAATGGCGAGGCGGTCTCCACGAGCAGCCTGACCCGGATCCTCGGCCTGGGCGCGCGCCGTGGCCAGACGCTGGTGTTCTCGGCCGAGGGTGAGGGCGCGGCGCGGGCCGTCGCGGCCATGGTGGAAGCGGTGCGCGGGGGGCTCGGCGAGCCGGTGACGCCGCTCGACGAGCGGCGCGAGCGTGAGCGCGAGGCGGTCACCGCCCCTGTCGTCGAGACAGCGCCCGTCGTCCCCCCGGTAGCCGACGAGCCGATGACGGCCGTGCCGGCGGCACCGGGTGTGGCGATCGCGCCCGCCTACGTGCTGCGTATGCCGGAGTTCCGTTATGCCGAGCGCGCCGAGGACGCCGCACGGGAACGCGGACGGCTCGAGAAAGCGCTCGTGGGGGCCCAGCAGCAACTCGAGGCGCTGGTGCAGCGCACGGTGGGCGGCGAGGTCTCGAAGATCCTGTCGATCCACGCGGAGATGTTGCAGGACCCGGATCTTCGTGACGCGGCCCTCGAGGCCATCGGTGAGGGGGCGTCGGCCGAGGCCGGCTGGTGGCGGGCGATCGACACCGCGGCGCGCGCGCAGGAATCGCTGGCGGACCGGTTGCTGGCCGAACGCGCGGCGGACCTGCGCGATGTGGGCCGTCGTGTACTCGGTCTGCTGTGCGGCGTGGAGATGCCGACGCCGCCGGAGCAGCCCTACATCCTGGTGGCGGACGATGTCGGGCCCTCCGACGTCGCGCGGTTGGATACGGCGAAGGTGCGCGGCCTCGTCACCGCGCGCGGTGGAGCCACCTCACACAGTGCGATTCTCGCGCGGGCGCTCGGCATCGCCGCCGTCGCGGGGGCGGGGGAGCGCGTGCTGGCGTTGACGTCCGGTGTCGAGCTCATCGTGGATGGAGAGCTCGGGCGGGTCGTCGCCGCTCCGAGCCCGGCGCGCCGGCAGCGCACCGAGAAGCGCATCGAGGAACAGGAGGCGCGGCAGCGGGCGGCCCATGGCCGGCGCCACGAGGAGGCACGTACGCTCGATGGCCACCGCGTGGAGGTCGCCGCGAACCTGGGCAACACCGCGCACGCCGCCGATGCCGTCGAGCGCGGGGCCGAGGCCATTGGTCTGCTGCGCACCGAGTTCGTGTTCATGGGGCATCCGCGGTTTCCGGATCTCGAGACGCAGATCGCCGAGTACCGCGAGGCCTTCGATGCGCTGGGAGGCCGTCCGCTGGTGGCGCGCACGCTGGATGTCGGCGGTGACAAGCCATTGCCGTATTGGCCTGTCGGGCAGGAGGACAATCCCTTCCTCGGTCTGCGCGGCATCCGTTTGACGCTGACGCGGCCCGAGGTGCTCGAGACGCAGCTGCGCGCCCTGCTGACCGCCGCCGGCAACCTCCCGTTGCGCATCATGTTCCCGATGGTGAAGGACATCGAGGAGTTCCGGGCGGGCAAGGCCCTCTTCGACCGCGTCCAGGCCGAGGTGAGGGCGACCGACGTCCAGCTCGGGGTGATGATCGAAGTGCCCTCGTGCGCGCTGCTCGCGCCCACGCTCGCGAAGGAGGCCGACTTCTTCTCGATCGGGACCAACGATCTCACCCAGTACACGCTGGCGATCGACCGCGGCCATCCGCGATTGTCCGCGCAGTCCGATGCCATCCACCCGGCCGTGTTGCGGCTCATCCAGCTGACGGTCCAGGCCGCGCATGCCGAGGGCCGCTGGGTTGGCGTGTGTGGTGAGCTCGGTTCGGATCCCCAGGCGGTTCCGGTGTTGGTGGGTCTGGGGGTCGATGAGCTGTCCGTCAGCAGCCGCCGCGTGCCGTTGGTGAAGGCCCGCATCCGCGAGCTGACGCTGACCCGGGCACGCGAAATGGCCGAGCTCGCGCTGCGGCAGCCCACCTCCGCCGCGGTTCGCGAAGCCCTGGAGTCCTTCTGATGGCGCGCATCCTGACGCTGACATTGAATCCCGCGCTGGATCTCGCGATCCTGTGCGGCCCCCTCCGGCTCGGAGAGGTCAACCGGACCGAGAGCACCCGCCTCGATGCCGGTGGCAAGGGCATCAACGTGGCGCGTGTCCTCGCGGGACTGGGCCATGACGTCACCGTGTCGGGTCTGCTCGGCACGGACAACGAGGCGCCCTTCGTGCGGGCCTTCGCCGAAGGTGGGCTGCGCGACGCGTTCATCCGGGTCCCGGGTGAGACGCGCATCAACGCGAAGCTCTCCGAGCCGGGCGGGCGCGTGACGGACCTGAACGGGCCGGGCCCTCTGATTCCGGCGCACGCGCTGGACTCGTTGACCGAGCGCCTGGAGTCTCTGCTGCCCGGGCTCGATGCGGTGGTGATCTCCGGCAGCCTCCCGCCGAACGTGGCGCCGTCGAAGATCGCCGGCCTCATCATCATGGTTCGCGCGCGTCAGGTACCGGTGTGGCTCGACACCAGCGGAGCGGCGCTGATGTCGGGGCTGGCCGCGCGGCCCTCGGGGGTCAAACCCAACGAGACGGAGCTGGCCGAGTGGGCGGGTCACCCGCTCGATACGCCGGAGGCGCGTCTGCAGGCGGCGCTGCGGCTCAACGCCGAGGGCATCGAGGACGTGATTGTCTCCGCGGGGGCCGAGGGGGTCATCTGGGCCCAGCGAGGCAGCGCCCTGATGGCCACCTCGCCGCGGGTTCCCGTGGTCAGCACGGTCGGCGCGGGCGATACGCTGCTGGCCGGCATGCTGCACGGCACCCTGTCCGGTCTGCCGCGCGAGCGGGGACTCCGCTTCGCGACGGCGCTCGCCGCAGAGTCCGTGCGCCATGTGGGCGTCGGCGATCCGAGGACCGCGGATTTCGAGCAGCTTCAGCAGCAGACCCTCGTCCGGAGCCTGGGCCCGGACTCATTCACTGGGGAGACTCACGGATGAATGTGATTGTCATCACGGCCTGCCCCAGTGGGGTGGCCACGACGTTCCTGGCCTCTCGAGGTCTCGTTCGCGCGGCGAGCCAACGTGGCTGGAAGGTCGCCGTGGAGATGCACAGCCAGCTCGAGCCGTTCGTCCCGCTCGACAGTCAGGTGCTCGCCGCGGCGGACCTGGTCGTCGTCGCGGCGAGTGCGCCGGTCGACCTCGCGCGCTTCGTCGGCAAGCGCGTCTATCAGGCGCCCATCTCGGAAGCGCTACCGGATCCCACCGCGTTCCTGAGCCGCGCCGAGCGTGAAGCGAAGCCGTTGACCGTGGTCGCCGGAGCCGGTGCGGGTGATGGTGCCGCCGCGCCTGCTGTGTCCGCGCCAACCGCTGCCGCTCGGGGCGCGCCGAAGATCGTGGCCGTTACCGCCTGTCCCACCGGAGTCGCCCACACGTTCATGGCGGCCGAGGCGCTGACCCAGGCCGGACAGGGGTTGGGCCATCCCATCCGCGTCGAGACGCGGGGCTCCGTGGGCGCGCAGGACGTGCTGACTCCGGAGGAGATCCGCGAGGCGGAAGTCGTCATCCTGGCCTGCGACATCGAGGTGGACTCCTCGCGGTTCGTCGGCAAGCGCGTCTTCCGGACCTCGACGAGCGCCGCGCTGAAGAAGTCCGGCCAGACGA contains:
- a CDS encoding CotH kinase family protein is translated as MKRSVRIGALATLALTFATGCGGIERPEGWSEESHGKEAPPAYDVVFAQGKVNRIDLTISAADWQTMQDDMTAMLGEFGAGGGMTGGGGGGGVPGGGGLPPELTEACKDKAEGDACTATLNGNTFTSTCAKTPDGTQHQCQPPRGTGGGGAPGGGGAPGGGGAPGGGGAPGGGGDLIPNTPVYVPSTVHFNGKTWNYVGVRMKGNSTLAQTWRSGVGKLPFRLNFDEFEDAHPEIDDQRFYGFDKLSLGNGAADTSLMRDKLSTDIFREHGVPAGHTAFVALYVDHGNGPQYFGLYTLNEDPDEPLLDRSFGGHKGALYEADGVGARLQTFDQESFDIQSNEEQGWTPVEELIAALNSDRTDAAAWRARLEAELDVEGFLQWLAVNTLLQNWDAYGAMPHNYYLYSNPDEGGRLHWITWDHDRSMGEGMGRTTSLTHDTVDATWPLIRFLMDDPVYAETYKRYALDAARGPLAPDVLQARMREAHELIAPYVVGENAEQQGYTFISSPQVFEDSLSGTNGLLNFAAKRQAEVEAALGTSP
- a CDS encoding transposase family protein, with protein sequence MRGQSGVSPPTTDEARPRTCPRCGQPAFEGGEVWIHGHGVVQRQQRGPEAPGKVTVKREVSCRRYRCKACTAVLTVVPASALARKHFSGAAMALALTLWGLCGWSAAQVRAVVGGQLPPEGKPRGWRTLARWARQVADGKLWASLDSRAQGAPRQVAARVAQALCGRAPPWARAAGLPHQAFAGACHVN
- a CDS encoding SMI1/KNR4 family protein produces the protein MPAQEEQGVEAVMEELLLRVVPGLAEQWKGATPDQIARIERTAGRPLPPFYRWFLSRMGQSMGPLAYRTLDFSAQRVLERYDEEWVEPHPRLLLIAHDSQEMMPTSLFYDLDDTVRGDALVAAKEEGAYDDDLYERFETLREMLAWSALSMFRLKKMPQRCGGTFSGDQPDILSLVEPVMRSLGFVQPISTGPFCGLYERADAAMICKGMPRHGFDEARSFSFGGSDAGVLSKILGEIAAASSLRVKVSEWTPALA
- the cra gene encoding catabolite repressor/activator, whose translation is MTLSDIARLAGVSRTTASYVLNGQAEARRISPETVARVREVAERHNFRIDAQAAALRRGASRTLGLIIPDLENASYAKLAKLLEHGARKEGYQLLIVGSDDDPATERELALMLRARRCDALIVASALPGEDAFYAELMEGGIPVIAVDRSLDPRRFVCVISDNTSAAETLTRSVLDKKTRRIAWLDAVDTLSITVERREGFRRAVTGHVAHVHELTGARYDRATGARSMRELLATHGLPDALITSSYTLMEGVLDVLLESPEGLPRKLRMATFGDDRLLDFLPLRVNSLPQRHERIAEVTLARALDAVQGHYEPGCEVVTRELKRRG
- the ptsP gene encoding phosphoenolpyruvate--protein phosphotransferase — protein: MLTLTREDVRLGCRAADWRAALAQAAEELVRAGRVSAEYGEGLLAREAQASTYLGNGIAIPHGTPESRRYVRSTGIRVLQFPEGVQWHDGSRVNLLVTIAAQSDEHLDILRQLTRVLDREGVAETLARATNAEDVLATLTHLPASAKLDAETLCLGVPARDHLELAMAAAARLRHAGCVESSFVAAIAGQQPMPLGQGLWLVFAATGVKTPALALATPEKRFQDAAGDVVGVFCLAAHGDAHRALLERLDGMLARGDGNTLDGLPAEQILSRLAGESARAETARVRLLNPHGLHARPARELVLVARQQTAQVYVRLLEGNGEAVSTSSLTRILGLGARRGQTLVFSAEGEGAARAVAAMVEAVRGGLGEPVTPLDERREREREAVTAPVVETAPVVPPVADEPMTAVPAAPGVAIAPAYVLRMPEFRYAERAEDAARERGRLEKALVGAQQQLEALVQRTVGGEVSKILSIHAEMLQDPDLRDAALEAIGEGASAEAGWWRAIDTAARAQESLADRLLAERAADLRDVGRRVLGLLCGVEMPTPPEQPYILVADDVGPSDVARLDTAKVRGLVTARGGATSHSAILARALGIAAVAGAGERVLALTSGVELIVDGELGRVVAAPSPARRQRTEKRIEEQEARQRAAHGRRHEEARTLDGHRVEVAANLGNTAHAADAVERGAEAIGLLRTEFVFMGHPRFPDLETQIAEYREAFDALGGRPLVARTLDVGGDKPLPYWPVGQEDNPFLGLRGIRLTLTRPEVLETQLRALLTAAGNLPLRIMFPMVKDIEEFRAGKALFDRVQAEVRATDVQLGVMIEVPSCALLAPTLAKEADFFSIGTNDLTQYTLAIDRGHPRLSAQSDAIHPAVLRLIQLTVQAAHAEGRWVGVCGELGSDPQAVPVLVGLGVDELSVSSRRVPLVKARIRELTLTRAREMAELALRQPTSAAVREALESF
- the pfkB gene encoding 1-phosphofructokinase yields the protein MARILTLTLNPALDLAILCGPLRLGEVNRTESTRLDAGGKGINVARVLAGLGHDVTVSGLLGTDNEAPFVRAFAEGGLRDAFIRVPGETRINAKLSEPGGRVTDLNGPGPLIPAHALDSLTERLESLLPGLDAVVISGSLPPNVAPSKIAGLIIMVRARQVPVWLDTSGAALMSGLAARPSGVKPNETELAEWAGHPLDTPEARLQAALRLNAEGIEDVIVSAGAEGVIWAQRGSALMATSPRVPVVSTVGAGDTLLAGMLHGTLSGLPRERGLRFATALAAESVRHVGVGDPRTADFEQLQQQTLVRSLGPDSFTGETHG